In a genomic window of Allomeiothermus silvanus DSM 9946:
- a CDS encoding NUDIX hydrolase, which produces MGSPHKPQSGSKIGRRRVVSAGGVVLRMGRRGLEVLLVTLRQGAVWSLPKGQVEPGERYAETAVREVREETSVEARILAPLGRIRYHFTVRDEAIPVAVTKEVHYFLMRYQAGEPKPQLAEVEGAEWVPVRVALARLSYANERDMLHRALSRWEKPSRSLAATQV; this is translated from the coding sequence ATGGGTTCGCCACATAAGCCACAGTCAGGCTCTAAAATAGGTCGCCGTCGGGTAGTTTCAGCGGGCGGGGTGGTGTTACGCATGGGCCGCAGGGGGTTGGAAGTGCTACTGGTGACCCTACGCCAGGGCGCGGTGTGGAGTCTACCCAAGGGCCAGGTGGAGCCGGGCGAGCGCTACGCTGAGACCGCCGTACGCGAGGTACGCGAGGAGACTAGCGTAGAGGCCCGCATCCTGGCCCCGCTGGGGCGGATTCGCTACCACTTTACCGTGCGTGATGAGGCCATCCCGGTGGCCGTCACCAAGGAAGTACATTACTTTTTGATGCGCTACCAAGCCGGGGAGCCCAAGCCACAACTAGCCGAAGTGGAGGGGGCGGAGTGGGTTCCGGTGCGCGTAGCCCTGGCCCGGCTCTCCTACGCCAACGAGCGGGATATGCTACATAGGGCCCTGAGCCGCTGGGAGAAACCCAGCCGCTCGCTGGCGGCGACCCAGGTGTAG
- a CDS encoding thioredoxin family protein → MLDLEYPSQGVSMGLRERMVEITTPEEADQFIDQNPLAAIFKAGTCHKTMQGWGHVQKFLEPREDIRVGIIRVVEHRAASNRIALRSGIVHHSPQIILFRKGQPLYELNNWDITPENLEPAKALLPEPGQPTQETGVSRSSLDVYKRILDLYLEGHLSEYEFQLAYLNTFRGDASLRSQEEFELINSLFGNPDQGTATGTAGNLEHHLHPLAIMQHEARHPQATPLRERAAALREKLKGF, encoded by the coding sequence GTGTTAGACCTCGAGTACCCCAGCCAAGGAGTAAGCATGGGCCTGCGTGAACGCATGGTAGAAATCACCACACCTGAAGAAGCTGACCAGTTCATCGATCAAAACCCTCTAGCCGCCATTTTCAAGGCCGGAACCTGCCACAAAACCATGCAGGGCTGGGGCCACGTGCAGAAGTTCCTCGAGCCCCGTGAGGACATAAGGGTGGGGATCATCCGGGTGGTGGAACACCGCGCCGCTTCCAACCGCATAGCTCTGCGCAGCGGCATCGTCCACCACTCACCACAGATCATCCTGTTCAGAAAGGGCCAGCCCCTATACGAACTCAACAATTGGGACATCACCCCGGAAAACCTCGAGCCCGCTAAGGCCTTGCTACCCGAGCCAGGCCAGCCAACGCAGGAGACGGGGGTGAGCCGCTCGAGCCTGGACGTCTACAAACGCATCCTCGACCTATATCTAGAGGGCCACCTCAGCGAGTACGAGTTCCAACTGGCTTATCTCAACACCTTCCGCGGCGATGCATCTTTGCGCAGCCAGGAGGAGTTCGAACTGATCAACAGCCTCTTCGGCAACCCCGACCAGGGTACCGCCACGGGCACAGCCGGAAACCTGGAACACCACCTCCACCCGCTGGCCATCATGCAGCACGAGGCGCGCCACCCTCAGGCCACCCCGCTGCGCGAACGGGCGGCGGCGCTGCGGGAGAAGCTCAAGGGTTTTTGA
- the meaB gene encoding methylmalonyl Co-A mutase-associated GTPase MeaB: protein MELYERFRAGDIRALARAITLAESGHPLGQELLKRLRGHGQARVVGLTGSPGAGKSTLTDRLIEKARQRGERVAVLAVDPSSPFTGGAILGDRIRMMRHHQDPGVFIRSLASRGALGGLAGATVAALALLEAFGFERIFVETVGVGQSEVDIVRVADTTVLVLTPAAGDAVQAFKAGVMEIADVFVVNKFDLPGGERIVQELKTTLELAPARPGGWKPPVLTAVAPKAEGVDELFEAMDKHYRHILEQGLLNSQRLERARFEVESVIQEWGRRRTREGQGLIEQVAYGGLTPEEAAQQLLFSKG, encoded by the coding sequence ATGGAGCTGTACGAACGTTTTAGAGCAGGGGATATACGGGCCTTGGCCCGGGCTATCACCTTGGCGGAATCGGGTCACCCCTTGGGGCAGGAACTGCTCAAACGCTTACGCGGTCACGGACAAGCGCGGGTAGTGGGGCTTACGGGGAGCCCTGGAGCGGGCAAGAGTACCCTCACCGACCGGCTGATCGAGAAAGCGCGGCAGCGCGGGGAGAGGGTGGCGGTGCTGGCGGTAGACCCCTCGAGCCCCTTCACTGGCGGGGCCATCCTGGGCGACCGTATCCGCATGATGCGCCACCACCAGGACCCAGGGGTTTTTATCCGTTCCCTGGCGAGCCGGGGAGCCCTCGGCGGGTTGGCCGGGGCTACGGTAGCGGCCCTGGCCCTTTTGGAGGCCTTTGGCTTCGAGCGGATCTTCGTGGAGACGGTAGGGGTGGGTCAGTCTGAGGTAGACATCGTTCGGGTAGCCGATACCACCGTTCTGGTGCTGACCCCTGCTGCCGGGGACGCCGTACAGGCCTTCAAGGCTGGGGTAATGGAGATCGCCGACGTGTTCGTGGTCAACAAGTTCGACCTGCCGGGCGGAGAGCGGATTGTGCAGGAGTTGAAGACCACGCTCGAGCTGGCCCCGGCCCGTCCCGGCGGATGGAAGCCCCCGGTACTGACCGCCGTAGCCCCCAAGGCCGAGGGCGTGGACGAACTCTTTGAAGCAATGGACAAACACTACCGCCACATCCTCGAGCAGGGCTTGCTCAATAGCCAGCGGCTGGAGCGGGCCCGCTTCGAGGTGGAGAGCGTGATTCAGGAGTGGGGCAGACGCAGAACCCGCGAGGGCCAAGGCCTCATCGAGCAAGTAGCCTACGGAGGGCTCACCCCGGAGGAGGCTGCCCAGCAGTTGCTCTTCAGCAAAGGCTGA
- a CDS encoding RidA family protein, with amino-acid sequence MKKVETLQAPAAIGPYSQAIVAGGMVFVSGQIPLRPDGSLESGDVETQTHRVMKNLQAVLEAAGSGLSKVVQTTCYLRDMNDFAAFNKVYGEYFSAPFPARATIQVARLPRDVAVEVACIALT; translated from the coding sequence ATGAAGAAGGTTGAGACCCTCCAAGCTCCGGCAGCTATAGGTCCTTACAGCCAAGCCATCGTCGCAGGTGGGATGGTGTTTGTTTCGGGCCAGATTCCCCTGCGGCCTGATGGCAGCCTCGAGAGCGGTGACGTAGAAACCCAGACCCATCGGGTTATGAAAAACCTACAAGCCGTGCTCGAGGCCGCGGGGAGCGGGCTTTCCAAGGTAGTGCAAACCACCTGTTACCTCCGCGACATGAATGATTTCGCTGCTTTCAACAAGGTCTACGGCGAATACTTTAGCGCCCCCTTCCCGGCTCGGGCTACTATCCAGGTGGCCCGGCTTCCCCGTGACGTGGCAGTAGAGGTGGCCTGTATCGCACTGACCTAG
- a CDS encoding Stp1/IreP family PP2C-type Ser/Thr phosphatase, with translation MPAPESATAVVSAARTDPGRKRADNQDAVAQELMPYGGIFVVADGMGGHRTGALAAQLAVEKICEVLRAEKPLPKRLLEAFEVANGVIYEAGQKPESRGMGTTATALWLDLPYALIAHVGDSRAYLLRKGQLSQLTQDHSWVAERVRQGLLTEEEAKHHRWRNVITNALGSFPEVRVDLLGVKVEPGDIFLLCSDGLSGVLEDRVLAEMLRNHPPDEAAERLIQLANEWGGPDNISVVVVAVGDHIPNLTRTYSPPLEGSAGPVRLQLGEAMEVVSTQVTEPPRPRSFWERWGNLILLALWLVTLGYVLFSQFSRPLSP, from the coding sequence ATGCCCGCCCCCGAGAGTGCCACCGCCGTCGTTAGCGCCGCCCGTACCGATCCGGGGCGTAAACGCGCGGACAACCAAGACGCCGTGGCCCAGGAACTCATGCCCTACGGCGGTATTTTTGTGGTCGCTGATGGGATGGGGGGCCACCGCACCGGAGCCTTGGCGGCCCAGCTTGCGGTGGAGAAAATCTGCGAGGTTCTCCGGGCGGAAAAACCATTGCCCAAGCGGCTGTTAGAAGCCTTCGAAGTGGCCAACGGGGTCATCTACGAGGCCGGGCAAAAACCCGAGTCGCGCGGCATGGGAACCACCGCTACCGCGCTGTGGCTGGACTTACCCTATGCCCTCATTGCCCATGTGGGCGACTCCAGGGCCTATCTGCTGCGCAAGGGCCAGCTTTCCCAGCTCACCCAGGACCACTCCTGGGTAGCCGAGCGGGTGCGCCAGGGGCTTCTCACCGAGGAAGAGGCCAAGCACCACCGCTGGCGAAACGTCATCACCAACGCCTTAGGCTCGTTTCCCGAGGTACGGGTGGATTTGTTAGGGGTCAAGGTCGAGCCCGGCGACATCTTTTTGTTGTGTTCCGACGGCCTCAGCGGGGTGCTCGAGGACCGTGTTTTGGCCGAGATGCTGCGCAACCACCCCCCCGACGAGGCCGCCGAGCGGTTGATCCAGCTCGCTAACGAGTGGGGTGGGCCTGACAACATCAGTGTGGTGGTGGTAGCGGTAGGGGATCACATCCCAAACCTCACCCGCACCTACTCGCCACCGCTCGAGGGTTCCGCTGGCCCGGTTCGGCTGCAACTAGGTGAGGCCATGGAGGTGGTCTCTACCCAGGTCACCGAGCCCCCCCGTCCCCGCAGCTTTTGGGAGCGTTGGGGCAACCTGATCTTGTTGGCATTGTGGCTGGTCACGCTGGGATATGTACTCTTCAGCCAGTTTAGCCGACCGTTGTCGCCGTAG
- the aceE gene encoding pyruvate dehydrogenase (acetyl-transferring), homodimeric type, whose translation MTDTELLEARARLSAEEQIALEDLETKEWIESLEYVLRSAGRDRVVALVEALERYAYKHGVMVPYKLRTPYINTIPADHEPPYPGDLELERRIANILRWNVIAIVQQANKKAEGIGGHISTYASIAELMEVGFNHFFRGHGAGMDRDLVFYQGHMSPGVYARSFLEGRFSEDDLAKFRRDLTPGPGRVVTSYPHPWLMPDYWEFPTVSMGLGPIQAIYQARFMRYLEDRGLKPRSSAKVWAFLGDGEQDEVETLGALRVAATEELDNLIFVINANLQRLDGPVRGNSKVIQELESVYRGNGWNVIKVVWGSAWDELLAKDTEGVLLERFEQLVDGESQRYAAYGAKELREKFFNTPALKKLIEGYTDEDLETLTLSRGGHDVKKVYAAYKAALEHRGSPTVIIARSVKGYGLGPSAQAKNIAHQVKKLTPEDLREARDFLGIPVSDEDLEKTPFYHPGPDSPEVRYMLERRAALGGLIPARKVSFTPLNTPDASFFEEFYQGSGGREISTTMAFVRMLTKLVRHPEVGKYVVPIVPDEARTFGMEGVISSVGIYSPKGQLYEPVDAGTVTVYRESKTGQLLQEGINEAGAMASFIAAGTAYAHYGIPTIPFYIYYSMFGLQRVGDLVWAAGDQRTKGFLLGATAGRTTLNGEGLQHEDGHSHVLALPVPNMPAYDPAFAYELAVILEEGLRRMYKEGEDIFYYIPLMNENYPQPPMPEPRAATREGILRGIYRFQESSLKKPKARVQLLGSGTILNEVIEAAKLLEGYGVAADVWSVTSYKALYYDAIEAARYNRLHPTAKQPKKAYIAQALEGSEGPIIAASDYMKALPELLSGHLDRPIHSLGTDGFGRSDTRQALRDFFEVDRNHISVAALYMLKQTGKLEAKVVAEAIKQLGIDPEREAPHKR comes from the coding sequence ATCACGGATACTGAGCTACTGGAAGCGAGAGCCAGGCTCTCGGCAGAAGAACAGATTGCCCTAGAAGACCTCGAGACCAAAGAGTGGATCGAGTCGCTCGAATATGTACTCCGCTCTGCCGGGCGCGACCGGGTGGTGGCGCTGGTGGAGGCGCTCGAGCGCTACGCCTACAAGCATGGGGTGATGGTGCCCTACAAGCTGCGCACCCCCTACATCAATACCATTCCCGCCGATCACGAGCCTCCCTACCCCGGTGACCTCGAGCTCGAGCGGCGCATCGCCAACATCCTGCGCTGGAACGTCATCGCCATCGTGCAGCAGGCCAACAAGAAGGCCGAGGGCATCGGCGGGCACATCTCTACCTACGCCTCTATCGCGGAACTGATGGAGGTGGGCTTTAACCACTTCTTCCGCGGGCACGGCGCCGGGATGGACCGCGACCTGGTGTTCTACCAAGGGCACATGTCGCCCGGGGTGTACGCGCGCAGCTTCCTCGAGGGCCGCTTCAGCGAGGATGACCTGGCCAAGTTCCGCCGCGACCTTACGCCCGGACCGGGCCGCGTCGTCACCAGCTACCCCCACCCCTGGCTGATGCCCGACTACTGGGAGTTCCCCACCGTCTCCATGGGCCTAGGACCCATCCAGGCCATTTACCAGGCCCGCTTCATGCGCTACTTGGAAGACCGCGGCCTCAAGCCCCGCTCCAGCGCCAAGGTCTGGGCCTTCTTGGGCGACGGCGAGCAGGACGAGGTGGAGACCCTGGGGGCGCTGCGGGTAGCCGCCACCGAGGAGCTCGACAACCTCATCTTCGTCATCAACGCCAACCTCCAGCGCCTCGACGGGCCGGTGCGCGGCAACTCCAAGGTGATCCAGGAGCTGGAGTCGGTCTACCGGGGCAACGGCTGGAACGTGATCAAGGTGGTGTGGGGCAGTGCCTGGGACGAGCTGTTGGCCAAGGACACCGAGGGCGTGCTGCTGGAGCGCTTCGAGCAGCTCGTCGACGGGGAGAGCCAGCGCTACGCGGCCTACGGGGCCAAGGAGTTGCGCGAGAAGTTCTTCAACACCCCCGCGCTGAAAAAGCTCATCGAGGGCTACACCGATGAGGATCTCGAGACCCTCACCCTCTCGCGCGGCGGTCACGACGTGAAAAAAGTTTACGCCGCCTATAAAGCCGCCCTCGAGCACCGGGGGAGCCCCACGGTGATCATCGCCCGCAGCGTCAAGGGCTACGGCTTAGGCCCCAGCGCCCAGGCCAAGAACATCGCCCACCAGGTCAAGAAGCTCACCCCCGAGGATCTGCGCGAGGCGCGGGACTTCCTGGGTATCCCGGTCTCCGATGAGGACCTGGAGAAGACCCCCTTCTACCACCCCGGCCCCGACAGCCCCGAGGTGCGGTACATGCTCGAGCGCCGCGCGGCTCTGGGCGGTCTGATCCCCGCGCGCAAGGTCAGCTTCACCCCCCTCAACACCCCCGATGCCTCCTTCTTCGAGGAGTTCTACCAGGGCTCGGGCGGGCGCGAGATCTCCACCACCATGGCCTTCGTGCGCATGCTGACCAAGCTGGTGCGCCACCCCGAAGTCGGCAAGTACGTCGTGCCCATCGTGCCCGACGAGGCCCGCACCTTCGGCATGGAGGGCGTGATCTCCTCGGTGGGTATCTATAGCCCCAAGGGTCAGCTCTACGAGCCCGTGGACGCGGGCACGGTGACGGTCTACCGCGAGTCCAAGACCGGACAGCTGTTGCAGGAGGGCATCAACGAGGCCGGGGCCATGGCCAGCTTCATCGCCGCGGGCACCGCCTACGCCCACTACGGCATCCCCACCATCCCCTTCTATATCTACTACTCGATGTTCGGCCTGCAACGGGTGGGTGATCTGGTCTGGGCTGCGGGCGACCAGCGCACCAAGGGCTTTTTGCTGGGGGCCACCGCCGGGCGCACCACCCTCAACGGCGAGGGATTGCAGCACGAGGACGGACACTCTCACGTGCTGGCCCTTCCGGTGCCCAACATGCCCGCTTATGATCCGGCTTTTGCCTACGAGTTGGCGGTGATCCTCGAGGAAGGCCTGCGCCGGATGTACAAAGAGGGGGAGGACATCTTCTACTACATCCCCTTGATGAACGAGAACTACCCCCAACCCCCCATGCCGGAACCGCGCGCAGCAACCCGCGAGGGCATCTTGCGGGGGATTTATCGCTTCCAGGAGTCCAGCCTTAAAAAACCCAAGGCCCGGGTGCAACTCTTAGGCTCAGGGACCATTTTGAACGAGGTGATCGAGGCAGCCAAGCTGCTCGAGGGCTATGGGGTCGCCGCCGATGTGTGGAGTGTGACCAGCTACAAGGCACTCTACTACGATGCCATCGAAGCGGCCCGCTATAACCGGCTGCACCCCACCGCCAAACAACCCAAAAAGGCCTACATCGCCCAAGCCCTAGAAGGCAGTGAGGGCCCCATCATCGCCGCCTCGGATTACATGAAGGCGCTGCCCGAACTGCTCTCGGGCCACTTGGACCGCCCCATCCACTCCTTGGGGACCGATGGCTTTGGCCGTAGCGATACCCGCCAGGCCTTGCGCGACTTCTTTGAGGTAGACCGCAACCATATAAGCGTGGCCGCCCTCTACATGCTTAAACAAACCGGTAAGCTCGAGGCCAAGGTGGTGGCTGAAGCAATTAAGCAGCTGGGCATCGACCCCGAACGGGAGGCGCCGCACAAGCGCTGA
- a CDS encoding 2-oxo acid dehydrogenase subunit E2, producing the protein MATELKLPELGDNVASAVVVGVLVKEGDTLEAGQPFLELETDKAVMEVPAPAGGKVEKLMVKPGDEVKSGQVVGMLGDGTSAAASVPAKSEASPPPSPEEPKPQTPAPQPTPAPAPVKPPALSAGTHKLIPAAPSVRRLARELGVDLLQVVGSGPAYRISESDVRRYADGGAAPVAPAGLPAAAPTLPEFSKFGPTRREAMSGVRRATVRSMAQAWSLIPMVTHFDKADVTEIEALRKKYGPRAEKRGGKLTMTAILLKVVAAALRQFPKFNASIDTASNEIVFKDYVHIGVAVDTPNGLLVPVIRDVDKKGVITLAVELGEIAAKARDRKLTPEEMQGASFTISNLGGIGGTGFTPIVNWPEVAIMGVSRSEMQPVWNAEKGAFEPRLIMPFSLTYDHRLIDGADAARFCRFVAEMLEDPFLLGFEG; encoded by the coding sequence ATGGCTACCGAACTTAAACTGCCTGAACTGGGCGACAACGTAGCCTCCGCTGTGGTGGTGGGGGTGCTGGTGAAGGAAGGCGATACCCTCGAGGCCGGACAACCTTTCCTCGAGCTCGAGACGGACAAAGCCGTGATGGAAGTGCCTGCGCCCGCAGGCGGCAAAGTGGAAAAACTGATGGTCAAACCCGGCGACGAGGTCAAGAGCGGGCAGGTGGTAGGAATGCTGGGTGACGGCACCTCCGCCGCGGCCTCTGTACCTGCCAAGAGCGAAGCTTCCCCACCCCCCTCGCCCGAGGAACCCAAGCCCCAGACCCCAGCCCCGCAACCCACACCTGCCCCGGCCCCCGTTAAACCCCCGGCCCTATCCGCCGGGACGCACAAGCTGATCCCGGCGGCCCCCTCGGTACGCAGGCTGGCGCGGGAACTGGGGGTGGATTTGCTCCAGGTCGTCGGTTCAGGCCCAGCCTACCGTATCTCTGAGAGCGATGTACGCCGCTATGCCGATGGCGGCGCGGCTCCCGTGGCTCCGGCGGGTCTACCCGCCGCCGCCCCCACCCTACCCGAGTTCAGCAAGTTCGGCCCCACCCGCCGTGAGGCCATGTCGGGGGTGAGGCGGGCCACGGTGCGCTCGATGGCCCAGGCCTGGAGCCTCATCCCCATGGTCACGCACTTCGATAAGGCCGACGTGACCGAGATCGAAGCCCTGCGCAAGAAGTACGGGCCCAGGGCCGAGAAGCGGGGCGGCAAGCTCACCATGACCGCCATCTTGCTCAAGGTCGTAGCGGCAGCCCTGCGCCAGTTCCCTAAATTCAACGCCTCCATCGATACCGCCTCCAATGAGATCGTCTTCAAGGATTACGTCCACATCGGCGTCGCCGTGGACACCCCCAACGGCCTGCTGGTCCCGGTGATCCGCGACGTGGACAAAAAGGGGGTGATCACCCTGGCGGTTGAGCTGGGCGAGATCGCTGCCAAGGCCCGCGACCGCAAGCTCACCCCCGAGGAGATGCAAGGCGCCTCTTTCACCATCTCCAACCTAGGCGGCATCGGCGGAACCGGCTTCACGCCCATCGTCAACTGGCCGGAAGTCGCCATCATGGGGGTTTCGCGCTCGGAGATGCAGCCGGTCTGGAACGCCGAAAAAGGCGCGTTCGAGCCCCGGCTCATCATGCCCTTCAGCCTCACCTACGACCACCGCCTCATCGACGGGGCCGACGCAGCCCGCTTTTGCCGCTTCGTGGCGGAGATGCTGGAAGACCCATTCCTGCTGGGGTTTGAGGGGTAG
- the speA gene encoding biosynthetic arginine decarboxylase — protein sequence MEKLKRYTVKDAEETYLVPQWAAGFFRVGEDGQLEVTPEGNGGPSASLYEIVSDLRDEGRPLPVLLRFPQILAARVVELNEAFRRAIQKYEYKAEYRGLYPVKVNQRRIVVETIAKAGRPYAHGLEAGSKAELALILAQDLHPEAIIACNGFKDDDFIRLALMGKKLGKNVIITLEKFAELGRVMRIAKELGVEPSIGIRYKLKAKGSGQWEESGGESAKFGLTTPEIIRAVDLLAKAGMLGTIAMLHSHVGSQVTDIRRIKQAVREIAQTYVQLRKLGAPVRYLNLGGGLAVDYDGSKTAFYASANYTLSEYAEDLVYVTKEVCDGHGEPHPILVTESGRAITAYHSVLVLEVVDTIRPPGEEKLEEPPDAHPVVADMFDLARSISAKNYREVYHDAFSNKDTVQNLYDLGLISLRDRALAESLFYQIARKTLKLALELDYPADELEDLQKMLADKLVCNFSLFQSLPDSWAIKQMFPIVPLNRLDERPTREATLVDITCDSDGKFDRFIDLHDVRNTLPVHELRPGERYYLGVFLTGAYQDVLGNSHNLFGRIGEAHVTIDEDGYDIERFVVGEKARRVIEKMGYEDDELAEAVEKLVRSSKKLTPAEKGAFMEQYARELVGYTYLED from the coding sequence TTGGAGAAGCTCAAGCGCTATACCGTTAAAGATGCCGAGGAAACCTACCTGGTGCCCCAGTGGGCCGCCGGGTTTTTTCGTGTGGGCGAGGACGGGCAGCTCGAGGTCACGCCCGAGGGGAACGGTGGCCCCAGCGCCTCGCTCTATGAGATCGTATCGGACTTGCGCGACGAGGGTCGCCCCCTGCCGGTGCTGCTGCGCTTCCCCCAGATCCTGGCAGCCCGGGTGGTCGAACTCAACGAGGCTTTCCGCCGGGCCATCCAGAAGTACGAGTACAAGGCCGAGTACCGCGGCCTGTACCCGGTCAAGGTCAATCAGCGGCGCATAGTGGTGGAGACCATCGCCAAAGCCGGGCGGCCTTACGCCCATGGCCTCGAGGCCGGAAGCAAGGCCGAGCTGGCCCTGATCCTGGCCCAAGACCTGCACCCCGAGGCCATCATCGCCTGCAACGGCTTCAAGGATGACGACTTCATCCGGCTGGCCCTGATGGGTAAGAAGCTGGGCAAGAACGTGATCATCACCCTCGAGAAGTTCGCCGAGCTGGGCCGGGTCATGCGGATTGCCAAAGAACTGGGTGTCGAACCTTCCATCGGTATCCGCTACAAGCTCAAGGCCAAGGGCTCGGGGCAGTGGGAAGAATCCGGTGGTGAGTCAGCTAAGTTCGGCCTCACCACCCCAGAGATCATCCGGGCGGTAGACCTGCTGGCCAAGGCCGGGATGCTCGGCACCATCGCCATGTTGCACTCCCACGTGGGCAGTCAGGTCACCGACATCCGCCGCATCAAGCAGGCGGTGCGCGAGATCGCCCAGACCTATGTGCAACTGCGCAAGCTGGGAGCCCCAGTGCGCTACTTGAACCTAGGGGGCGGCTTGGCGGTGGATTACGACGGCTCCAAGACCGCTTTTTATGCTTCTGCCAACTACACCCTCTCCGAGTACGCTGAGGATTTGGTGTACGTGACCAAGGAGGTCTGTGACGGTCACGGCGAACCCCACCCCATCCTGGTCACCGAGTCGGGTCGGGCCATCACCGCTTACCACAGCGTGCTGGTGCTCGAGGTCGTAGACACCATCCGCCCCCCCGGCGAGGAGAAGCTCGAAGAACCCCCCGATGCCCATCCGGTGGTGGCGGATATGTTCGATCTGGCCCGCAGCATCTCGGCCAAGAACTATCGCGAGGTCTACCACGACGCTTTCTCCAACAAGGACACGGTGCAAAACCTCTACGATCTGGGGCTGATCAGCTTGCGCGACCGAGCCTTGGCCGAAAGCCTCTTTTACCAGATCGCCCGTAAGACGCTCAAGCTGGCCCTCGAGCTGGACTATCCGGCGGACGAGCTAGAAGATTTGCAGAAAATGCTGGCCGATAAGCTGGTCTGCAACTTCAGCCTCTTCCAAAGCCTGCCGGATAGCTGGGCCATCAAACAGATGTTCCCCATCGTGCCGCTCAACCGCCTCGACGAGCGGCCTACCCGCGAGGCCACGTTGGTGGACATCACCTGCGACTCCGACGGCAAGTTTGACCGCTTCATCGACCTCCACGATGTACGCAACACCCTTCCGGTGCACGAACTGCGCCCCGGGGAGCGCTACTATTTGGGAGTCTTTCTCACTGGGGCTTACCAGGATGTGCTGGGCAACTCCCACAACCTCTTCGGGCGCATTGGCGAAGCCCACGTGACCATCGACGAGGATGGCTATGACATCGAGCGTTTTGTGGTGGGCGAGAAAGCCCGGCGGGTCATTGAGAAGATGGGCTACGAGGATGACGAGCTGGCCGAAGCGGTAGAGAAACTGGTGCGCAGCTCCAAGAAACTCACCCCCGCCGAGAAGGGCGCTTTCATGGAACAGTACGCCCGCGAACTGGTGGGGTATACCTACCTCGAGGATTGA
- a CDS encoding GGDEF domain-containing protein yields MSLEPLSSFNASRRRNGLWLLPLGALASGVAYVLSVVNGTLNPVDAVLSPLLFVGFLLMALLLWLHRISIATVELVAVVLLLVYNLGNLYYVGLSGELSRVGFSASALWSTIIYLLAFLLLSREKAMRVSVAYYVAGLLGGLVSVLLHPPNMSALNSIAQFYLANLAFLALLNVYAQLRENMLIMEQLAHTDHLTRLTNRRGLEPLLKQELQRAERYGLPFAVLLADLDHFKEVNDRHGHAIGDQVLREVAPRLDHNLRQADTVARWGGEEFLILAPTTDLAQAGQLAERLIEVIRSEPVVGSIPVTISIGVSCYRAGDSLESLLQRADEALYRAKALGRNRLELEIVSSPAAK; encoded by the coding sequence ATGAGCCTCGAACCTCTCTCCTCCTTCAATGCCTCCCGGCGGCGCAACGGGCTATGGCTGCTGCCGCTAGGGGCCTTGGCCTCGGGCGTGGCCTACGTGCTGTCCGTCGTCAACGGCACCCTCAACCCGGTGGACGCGGTGCTCTCGCCGCTGCTCTTCGTGGGGTTTTTGCTGATGGCCCTGCTGTTATGGCTACACCGTATCAGCATCGCTACCGTCGAGCTGGTGGCGGTAGTTCTCTTGTTGGTGTACAACCTGGGCAACCTGTACTACGTAGGGCTCAGCGGTGAACTCTCGCGGGTGGGATTTTCGGCGAGCGCTTTGTGGTCTACCATCATCTACCTACTGGCTTTTTTGCTGCTCAGCCGCGAGAAAGCCATGCGGGTATCGGTAGCCTACTACGTGGCCGGGTTGCTGGGGGGGTTGGTTTCGGTACTGCTCCACCCACCCAATATGAGCGCCCTCAACTCCATCGCGCAGTTCTACCTGGCTAACCTGGCCTTCTTGGCCCTGCTCAACGTGTACGCCCAACTGCGCGAGAACATGCTCATCATGGAGCAACTCGCCCACACCGACCACCTCACCCGGCTCACCAACCGGCGGGGCCTCGAGCCTTTGCTCAAACAGGAGTTGCAGCGAGCCGAGCGCTATGGGCTTCCCTTCGCGGTTTTGCTGGCCGACCTGGACCATTTCAAGGAAGTCAACGACCGCCACGGGCACGCTATCGGCGACCAGGTACTGCGCGAGGTGGCCCCGCGGCTCGATCACAATCTGCGCCAGGCAGACACCGTAGCACGGTGGGGCGGCGAGGAGTTTTTGATCCTGGCCCCCACCACCGACCTGGCCCAAGCCGGGCAACTCGCGGAGCGGCTGATTGAGGTGATACGGAGTGAACCGGTGGTAGGGAGTATCCCGGTCACCATCTCCATCGGGGTGAGCTGCTACCGGGCCGGGGATAGCCTCGAGAGCCTCCTCCAGCGCGCCGACGAAGCCCTTTACCGGGCCAAGGCGCTGGGGCGCAACCGGCTCGAGTTGGAGATCGTTTCCTCACCCGCTGCGAAGTAG